A portion of the Thermosediminibacter oceani DSM 16646 genome contains these proteins:
- the tadA gene encoding tRNA adenosine(34) deaminase TadA → MQEKDHEFFMREALKEARKAFEQDEVPVGAVIAYEGSIIARAHNLRERSQDATAHAEVLAIKAACEAMGTWRLTGCSLYVTLEPCPMCAGAIILARLDRVVFGAPDPKAGAAGSVVDLFKVERFNHHPEVVSGVLAEECGILLKDFFRQKRL, encoded by the coding sequence ATGCAGGAAAAAGACCACGAATTCTTCATGCGCGAAGCCCTGAAGGAGGCACGGAAGGCCTTTGAGCAGGACGAAGTGCCCGTCGGGGCGGTAATCGCGTACGAAGGCAGTATCATCGCCCGAGCACATAACCTCAGGGAGCGGAGCCAGGACGCCACCGCTCACGCGGAGGTGCTCGCAATAAAAGCCGCGTGCGAGGCCATGGGCACCTGGAGGCTCACAGGCTGCAGCCTTTACGTGACGCTGGAGCCTTGCCCCATGTGCGCCGGAGCCATTATACTGGCCAGGCTTGACAGGGTGGTGTTCGGTGCACCGGATCCAAAAGCCGGTGCTGCGGGCAGCGTGGTGGACCTTTTTAAAGTCGAAAGGTTCAACCACCATCCGGAAGTTGTTTCCGGTGTGCTCGCCGAAGAATGCGGCATTCTATTGAAAGATTTTTTCAGGCAAAAAAGATTATAA
- a CDS encoding nucleotidyltransferase domain-containing protein, with amino-acid sequence MPLDLIQIDREKLKIYIEEKLGQFDEIAGVYLFGSAIDKMRPDSDIDLGIILVPGAVKSEKELALFLEKLYLALRNFDGHPFDLISVRHVNTILAFEILRHGVPLLIKNDEVVSEVIESISRRYRDVYPRYKKALQIITGVSI; translated from the coding sequence ATGCCATTGGACCTGATCCAAATTGACAGGGAGAAGTTGAAAATTTATATTGAAGAAAAGCTCGGCCAATTCGATGAAATCGCTGGGGTATATCTTTTTGGTTCCGCTATTGATAAAATGAGACCTGACAGCGACATAGATTTGGGTATAATACTGGTACCCGGTGCGGTAAAATCTGAAAAAGAGCTTGCCCTTTTTCTAGAAAAACTATATCTCGCATTGAGAAATTTCGACGGACATCCCTTTGACCTGATTTCTGTAAGGCACGTAAATACAATCCTTGCTTTCGAAATTTTACGGCACGGTGTTCCTCTTTTGATAAAAAATGATGAAGTTGTTTCGGAAGTTATAGAATCTATCAGCCGGAGATATCGAGATGTATATCCGAGATATAAAAAGGCCCTTCAAATCATAACGGGAGTGAGTATATAA
- the dnaX gene encoding DNA polymerase III subunit gamma/tau — translation MAYVALYRRYRPRDFDEIVGQEAIVRTLKNQIRTGKIGHAYLFCGMRGTGKTSTARVFAKALNCEQGPTDTPCNRCRNCLAINEGGMIDVIEMDAASNRGIDDIRTLRESVNFPPSEGRYRVYIIDEVHMLTTEAFNALLKTLEEPPEHVVFILATTEPNKLPSTILSRCMRFDFRRVQTRELVSHLKRISAENGVEAEDKALALIARSSQGSMRDALSLLDKALAFGGDKLTYRDALSLFGAVGDDLFFEISRAVKQRAPGRILDIIEEVVGLGKDLLRFTDDLMGFYRNLLMVSIGADRNLVDVTDEEYGELEALAKSYSREEILNILDLLKTASNDVRWASQPRTVLEAAMVKLALPELWTGETAPAARIKALEERVEELEKRLEGFSGSSPAYEAQKPDTGGASAGSQAENPVTGGVPARTEVSREVTPERASARQTKSGEVRRENPGKELLELKEKWPRVLEELAKKGKMTVVNVMEACRVEPVELQKGNLFLSFEGFDGQKALIEIQKNIIEEAIKNITGMEIAVKGFRKAEEAASRDSKDVSDEEFIRSAIELFGEDLVEIDDN, via the coding sequence ATGGCGTACGTGGCCCTATACAGGAGGTACAGGCCCAGGGATTTCGACGAAATCGTAGGCCAGGAAGCCATTGTCAGGACATTAAAAAACCAGATCAGAACCGGGAAAATTGGTCACGCCTACCTTTTTTGCGGTATGAGGGGCACCGGTAAGACCAGCACCGCGAGGGTTTTCGCCAAAGCTCTGAATTGCGAACAGGGCCCCACCGATACCCCCTGCAACCGGTGCAGGAACTGCCTTGCCATCAACGAAGGCGGCATGATTGACGTCATCGAGATGGATGCGGCTTCAAACCGGGGCATCGACGACATACGCACCCTCAGAGAAAGTGTTAATTTCCCTCCTTCCGAAGGACGGTACAGGGTATACATAATCGACGAGGTGCATATGCTCACCACCGAAGCCTTCAACGCCCTCCTGAAAACCCTCGAGGAGCCGCCGGAGCACGTAGTGTTCATTCTTGCCACCACCGAACCCAACAAACTCCCGTCTACCATCCTTTCCCGCTGCATGAGGTTTGATTTCAGGAGGGTACAGACCAGAGAACTGGTGTCCCACCTGAAGAGGATTTCGGCGGAAAACGGCGTCGAGGCTGAAGACAAAGCCCTCGCCCTCATAGCCAGGAGCTCGCAGGGGTCCATGCGCGATGCCCTTAGCCTGTTGGACAAGGCGTTGGCCTTTGGCGGTGATAAGCTCACCTACCGGGATGCCCTTTCGCTCTTCGGAGCGGTGGGCGACGACCTGTTCTTCGAGATTTCGCGGGCGGTAAAGCAGAGGGCTCCCGGCAGGATCCTCGATATCATCGAGGAAGTTGTAGGCCTTGGGAAGGACCTTTTGCGCTTCACCGACGACTTGATGGGATTTTACAGAAATTTGCTCATGGTTTCCATAGGCGCCGACAGGAACCTGGTGGACGTAACCGACGAGGAATACGGGGAACTTGAGGCCCTTGCAAAAAGTTATTCCCGAGAAGAAATCCTAAACATACTGGACCTTTTAAAAACGGCCTCCAACGACGTCCGGTGGGCGTCACAGCCCCGAACAGTGTTGGAAGCCGCAATGGTAAAGCTGGCTCTGCCGGAGCTCTGGACCGGCGAAACGGCGCCGGCGGCCCGGATTAAGGCCCTGGAGGAGAGGGTTGAGGAGTTGGAAAAAAGGCTGGAGGGGTTTTCCGGTAGCTCTCCCGCCTATGAAGCACAAAAACCCGACACCGGCGGCGCATCCGCTGGCTCCCAGGCCGAAAACCCTGTAACCGGCGGTGTGCCGGCAAGGACCGAGGTATCCCGGGAAGTGACGCCCGAAAGGGCCAGTGCCCGTCAAACGAAAAGCGGGGAGGTCCGGCGCGAAAATCCCGGGAAAGAACTGCTGGAATTAAAGGAAAAATGGCCCCGGGTGTTAGAGGAACTTGCAAAGAAGGGGAAGATGACCGTGGTCAACGTCATGGAGGCCTGCCGGGTCGAACCCGTGGAACTTCAAAAGGGCAACTTGTTCCTTTCCTTCGAGGGGTTTGACGGCCAAAAAGCTTTAATAGAAATTCAAAAAAATATAATAGAGGAAGCGATAAAAAATATAACGGGCATGGAGATTGCCGTAAAGGGGTTTAGAAAGGCCGAGGAGGCTGCGAGCCGGGATTCAAAGGATGTCTCCGATGAGGAGTTCATCAGGAGCGCCATCGAGTTATTCGGTGAGGACCTGGTTGAAATTGACGATAATTAA
- a CDS encoding PilX N-terminal domain-containing pilus assembly protein, protein MSNKDLPKGGRQAGLVLITVVFVVSVLSLLGVAILEMMTAELKKAAYFKESAKAYYLAEAGIHKTLTALKKDPDHRPNGAESLGDGSFEVSVEEISPGRLKVTSQGAAGRAKEKLTVTVEVVAGKEEINLKVISWKQEGKEEL, encoded by the coding sequence ATGTCGAATAAAGATCTGCCAAAAGGCGGCCGTCAAGCGGGCTTGGTCCTTATTACGGTAGTATTTGTAGTCTCAGTACTGTCCCTGCTTGGGGTCGCCATCCTGGAAATGATGACTGCCGAGCTCAAAAAGGCCGCGTATTTCAAAGAAAGCGCAAAAGCATATTACCTGGCGGAAGCGGGAATCCACAAAACCCTCACCGCTTTAAAAAAAGACCCGGATCACAGGCCCAATGGAGCCGAAAGCCTGGGAGACGGGTCTTTTGAGGTTTCGGTGGAGGAAATTAGCCCCGGCAGGTTGAAAGTAACATCGCAGGGTGCGGCGGGCCGGGCGAAGGAAAAGCTCACGGTGACCGTGGAAGTCGTAGCCGGCAAAGAGGAGATAAATTTGAAAGTAATTTCCTGGAAGCAGGAAGGTAAGGAGGAGCTCTGA
- a CDS encoding DUF6036 family nucleotidyltransferase, translated as MDEKFLKRHLKSIADEHNSLKKALKITAIITEALKIKNIKPILVGGRALEFYTLGGYATKDIDLVIRGREHAKEVFEKLGFTRRPGERHWYNEEMDLAIEVPDEYLAGSTDRVITVEIDNMEAYIIGIEDLIIDRLLAAKFWHSTDDEEWAIKIMALHFKKIDFDYLKEEAHKNQVADLLTSVIDKSKKLIEKL; from the coding sequence TTGGATGAAAAATTTTTGAAGCGGCACTTAAAGTCTATTGCAGATGAACACAACAGTTTGAAGAAGGCATTAAAAATTACGGCAATTATAACTGAAGCCTTGAAAATCAAAAATATCAAGCCTATCCTTGTTGGTGGCAGAGCATTAGAATTTTATACTCTTGGAGGTTATGCGACAAAAGATATCGATCTAGTAATAAGAGGCAGAGAGCACGCAAAAGAAGTTTTTGAAAAGCTGGGTTTTACCAGAAGACCAGGAGAAAGGCATTGGTACAATGAAGAGATGGATCTTGCTATTGAAGTTCCCGATGAATACCTTGCAGGATCAACAGATAGAGTTATCACAGTCGAAATAGATAATATGGAAGCTTATATAATCGGTATCGAAGATCTGATAATAGACAGGTTATTGGCGGCAAAGTTTTGGCATAGCACTGATGATGAAGAGTGGGCGATAAAAATTATGGCATTGCACTTTAAGAAGATAGATTTTGATTATTTAAAAGAAGAAGCCCATAAAAACCAGGTTGCAGATTTATTAACTTCCGTTATCGATAAAAGCAAGAAATTAATAGAAAAATTATAG
- a CDS encoding helix-turn-helix domain-containing protein gives MNNSFLKSLGERLQEARKKCGLTQDQVAKILGINKVQLSYYETGAREINITLLQELANLYGYSIDYFLGNEDKKEPEVEIAFRADEFCEEDLETIAFAKTFLRNLCEMRELMGR, from the coding sequence ATGAATAACAGCTTTCTCAAAAGTCTTGGGGAAAGACTCCAAGAAGCGAGAAAGAAATGCGGTTTGACACAGGACCAGGTTGCCAAAATCCTCGGGATAAACAAGGTCCAGTTATCCTATTATGAAACTGGGGCGAGGGAAATCAACATTACCCTATTACAGGAATTGGCCAATTTATATGGGTATTCGATCGATTATTTCCTCGGTAATGAGGATAAAAAAGAACCAGAGGTAGAAATAGCCTTCAGAGCCGATGAGTTCTGCGAAGAAGATTTAGAAACCATTGCTTTTGCCAAGACCTTTTTGCGTAATCTATGTGAGATGAGGGAACTCATGGGGAGGTGA
- a CDS encoding MFS transporter, with translation MHLFRFSLDDRNLFLISIGVFIAQIAFSSITPFLPSLLIELGLKSNISFWSSLIFSVQSVVFGIMAPVWGAISDRYGKKPMMARAGLGMGVVYFLLAASKNHIQLLLLRALNGALSGYIPASISLVASTSRPDRLNQNLGMVNTASAVGAITGPMIGGLTAKVFGMRGSLAFSGFLLIIAGSLPYVTRIKEPPRSQKAEGSIKDSIIETFKNRQLTLVFMTGLFTQAALMAILPTLNLVMRNIAPQNAEFYTGLVFSIIGVSTAIASPFIGRMTDIPLTSLYRWSLIGSSILTALQGLAASVTSLLILRFIFGFFNAAMTISGNVLIAKAGGSGSQGSSFGVYNGIMSIGLVFGSILGGIMGDRFGLAFSFFASTALFLAAYLISFLIKEPTEEEPGV, from the coding sequence ATGCATTTATTTCGATTTTCGCTCGATGACCGCAACCTTTTCCTCATCTCGATCGGTGTGTTCATCGCCCAGATAGCCTTTTCATCGATCACACCCTTTCTCCCGTCGCTCCTTATTGAGCTGGGCCTGAAATCTAACATATCCTTCTGGTCGAGTCTCATATTTTCCGTACAATCGGTAGTTTTTGGGATCATGGCCCCCGTATGGGGTGCCATCTCGGACCGTTACGGCAAAAAGCCGATGATGGCCCGGGCTGGCCTCGGTATGGGGGTAGTGTATTTTTTACTGGCCGCATCCAAGAACCACATCCAGCTCCTTTTGCTCAGGGCTTTAAACGGGGCTCTTTCGGGATACATACCGGCGTCGATAAGCCTGGTAGCTTCCACCAGCAGGCCGGACAGGCTCAACCAGAACCTGGGCATGGTCAACACCGCATCCGCCGTGGGGGCCATTACCGGTCCGATGATCGGGGGTCTGACCGCAAAAGTCTTCGGAATGAGGGGCAGCCTTGCTTTCTCCGGATTTCTACTCATCATCGCCGGATCGCTGCCCTACGTCACCAGGATAAAAGAACCGCCCCGTTCACAAAAAGCGGAGGGCTCGATTAAAGACAGCATCATCGAGACTTTTAAAAACCGGCAGCTCACCCTTGTGTTCATGACCGGGCTTTTTACTCAGGCCGCCCTAATGGCTATACTTCCGACGTTGAACCTGGTAATGAGAAATATAGCCCCGCAGAATGCGGAGTTTTATACCGGCTTGGTGTTCTCTATTATAGGGGTTTCCACGGCCATCGCTTCGCCCTTTATCGGGAGGATGACGGACATCCCCCTCACATCCCTTTACCGGTGGTCTCTCATAGGCAGCTCTATCCTTACCGCCCTACAGGGGCTGGCCGCCTCTGTAACGTCTTTGTTGATCTTGAGGTTTATATTCGGGTTTTTCAACGCAGCCATGACCATTTCGGGGAACGTGCTCATAGCGAAAGCCGGTGGCAGCGGTAGTCAGGGGAGTTCCTTCGGAGTCTATAACGGAATAATGTCCATAGGCCTTGTATTCGGGTCAATCCTCGGCGGCATAATGGGCGATCGTTTTGGGCTTGCCTTTTCATTCTTTGCCAGCACCGCTCTGTTTCTTGCCGCATACCTGATTTCGTTCCTTATCAAAGAACCCACGGAAGAGGAGCCCGGCGTTTAA
- a CDS encoding integrase core domain-containing protein, protein MTLYQKLKASGNPQAVAQITISLLESHSVKETAKILGVTPRWVYKLRERFRLSNGDISACIKKRGPKFRMPNRTPEHIENLVVTLAKETNLGSKRLALFIKNTFNIQLSPFTIRNIRRRYGIHCRKHKTLTGSRRFATDFSAFEPLQLWQIDAKHIADQSALPPEAYASIFKNKLPPFQFTAIDIKTRLRFIAYADSLDFKNGLTFMLLVAAWLRAFGVKHQLFFQTDNGAEFGGSAGSRKRKLIQKLIFDHWNVSLLNIPERNKETNCFVERSHRTDDEEFYALNLKKVTSRTSFLKMAQNWILYFNYRRPHFGKNMNGMTPVEALKFYRCFYHPAIGSMPVVVLDQLSNYTSLLFDISSLPWDNLPRNKKLLNETMAHYKEA, encoded by the coding sequence ATGACATTATACCAAAAACTTAAAGCTTCGGGTAATCCCCAGGCTGTTGCTCAAATCACTATCTCTTTACTTGAGTCTCATTCCGTTAAAGAAACCGCTAAAATCTTGGGTGTTACTCCAAGATGGGTGTATAAATTAAGAGAGCGTTTCAGGCTTTCTAATGGGGATATATCGGCCTGTATCAAAAAACGAGGACCTAAATTCCGCATGCCTAACAGAACTCCGGAGCACATCGAAAATTTGGTCGTTACTCTGGCAAAAGAAACTAATCTGGGCTCTAAAAGGCTGGCATTGTTCATTAAAAATACCTTCAATATTCAACTTTCCCCTTTTACTATTCGAAATATTAGAAGACGTTACGGTATACACTGCCGTAAACACAAGACGCTTACCGGCTCCCGCCGATTTGCTACAGATTTCTCCGCCTTCGAACCTTTGCAGCTCTGGCAGATCGATGCAAAACATATCGCCGATCAATCGGCTTTGCCTCCCGAAGCTTATGCATCTATTTTCAAAAATAAGCTGCCTCCTTTTCAGTTCACTGCTATTGATATTAAAACAAGGTTGCGCTTTATTGCGTATGCCGATTCTCTCGATTTTAAAAATGGGTTGACTTTCATGCTGCTTGTGGCAGCCTGGCTTAGAGCCTTCGGTGTAAAACATCAACTCTTCTTTCAAACAGACAATGGAGCAGAGTTCGGAGGCAGTGCCGGCTCTCGTAAAAGAAAACTCATTCAAAAACTTATTTTCGATCATTGGAACGTATCTTTGCTTAATATCCCGGAAAGGAATAAGGAAACAAATTGCTTCGTTGAACGCTCTCACCGCACTGATGATGAGGAGTTTTACGCTTTAAACTTGAAAAAAGTAACTTCAAGGACTTCATTCCTAAAGATGGCTCAAAATTGGATACTATATTTCAACTACAGGCGGCCGCATTTTGGCAAAAACATGAATGGAATGACTCCTGTTGAGGCGTTGAAGTTTTATCGCTGCTTTTATCATCCTGCAATTGGTTCTATGCCTGTAGTTGTTTTGGATCAGCTTTCTAATTACACTTCTTTGCTTTTTGACATCTCTTCTTTGCCCTGGGATAACCTGCCCAGAAATAAAAAGCTATTGAACGAAACTATGGCACATTACAAAGAGGCATAA
- a CDS encoding ImmA/IrrE family metallo-endopeptidase: MNYDEIKLKAAETRKNLGIGQYDRVDIFRVLKDIENVSLIITKIKGNISGFFMRNKKAGLVVINSSRSLGHQYFTAAHEYYHIKYDIGMSGRVCPINKFEEDYQNERDANHFAAHLLVPDDALEYMILKRTKGKPITLNDIIFLENYFQVSHKLMLIRLKSIGAITSRQYEAMEKNIIKNAAQLGYKTDLYRNTEDKGTQIYSDYAELAQTLLDSGRITYGKYEELLLEGGFADILYGDNEELEGVENAFEDADSF, encoded by the coding sequence ATGAATTATGATGAAATAAAATTAAAGGCAGCAGAAACAAGAAAAAATCTTGGGATTGGTCAATATGACAGGGTGGATATATTCAGGGTGTTAAAAGACATCGAAAATGTTTCCCTGATAATAACAAAAATAAAGGGAAATATTTCAGGCTTTTTTATGCGTAATAAAAAGGCTGGGCTTGTTGTCATAAATTCCAGCAGAAGCCTGGGACACCAATATTTCACGGCTGCACACGAGTATTATCATATAAAGTACGACATTGGTATGTCGGGAAGGGTCTGCCCTATTAATAAATTTGAAGAAGATTACCAAAACGAACGCGACGCCAACCATTTTGCGGCTCATCTGCTGGTTCCAGACGATGCCCTTGAGTATATGATACTAAAAAGGACTAAAGGAAAGCCGATTACCCTGAACGATATAATATTTCTAGAAAATTACTTCCAGGTAAGCCATAAACTAATGCTTATCCGCCTGAAAAGTATCGGAGCGATTACCAGTAGACAATATGAAGCTATGGAGAAAAATATAATTAAGAACGCCGCCCAGCTTGGTTACAAAACCGACCTGTATCGTAATACAGAAGATAAGGGAACACAAATTTATTCTGATTACGCAGAACTTGCCCAGACTCTTTTGGACAGCGGTAGAATAACTTATGGGAAATACGAAGAATTGCTTTTAGAAGGAGGCTTTGCAGATATTCTATACGGGGATAATGAAGAATTGGAGGGTGTGGAAAATGCATTTGAAGATGCCGATAGTTTTTGA
- the hepT gene encoding type VII toxin-antitoxin system HepT family RNase toxin has protein sequence MSQNEIISRKIAFIKEQISEIDSLIKNKSREEILKDSWLIKGLKYSLQTAIEAMIDITYHICAKHFKKAPVDARDGLGILLENNLITERDFLTFSQMVGFRNRVVHGYEQVSAERVYELAANELLDFNRFIDLVLEYIRKAP, from the coding sequence ATGTCACAAAATGAAATTATTTCAAGAAAAATAGCTTTCATCAAAGAACAAATCAGTGAAATAGATTCTTTAATAAAAAATAAAAGCAGGGAGGAAATTCTAAAAGACTCCTGGCTCATTAAAGGCCTTAAATACTCCCTTCAAACCGCTATCGAGGCCATGATCGATATCACTTACCACATCTGCGCTAAACATTTTAAAAAAGCTCCCGTTGACGCAAGAGACGGTCTCGGAATTCTTCTGGAAAATAATCTAATAACCGAAAGAGATTTTTTAACTTTCAGCCAGATGGTCGGCTTCAGGAACAGAGTAGTGCACGGTTACGAACAGGTATCTGCGGAAAGGGTATACGAATTAGCGGCAAATGAGCTGTTAGACTTCAATCGATTTATCGATCTGGTACTGGAATATATAAGAAAAGCTCCGTAA
- a CDS encoding GNAT family N-acetyltransferase, which yields MKIIAAEIKHIEAVVDIFCAAFHKSITFFTPMSSAVKEAFRDFFALLRDTFDGGFMVAVDGNEVLGYIVMADDIKKLWLRAIFSGFLFKIFSKAIRGIYGVGLSTIYRVVLNKLCYVRFEATSKPSAQLLSIAVSPKCQGRGIGQKLLQAGINYLSSLGIRRIKLEVRPDNAPAVRLYEKYGFKPVGRTRDLQGDWLIMVKEL from the coding sequence ATGAAAATAATAGCGGCGGAGATCAAACACATTGAGGCTGTGGTGGATATCTTCTGCGCAGCGTTTCATAAAAGTATAACTTTTTTTACACCTATGAGTTCCGCCGTCAAAGAGGCTTTCCGCGACTTTTTCGCCCTGCTGCGGGACACTTTCGACGGTGGGTTCATGGTGGCCGTCGACGGCAACGAGGTCTTAGGATATATAGTCATGGCCGACGACATAAAAAAGCTGTGGCTGAGGGCAATCTTTTCCGGCTTTCTCTTCAAGATATTTTCAAAGGCCATTCGCGGAATATACGGCGTAGGCTTATCGACAATTTACAGGGTGGTGCTTAACAAGCTCTGTTACGTGAGATTCGAGGCTACCAGCAAGCCCTCGGCCCAGCTGCTTTCCATAGCGGTTTCTCCAAAGTGCCAAGGCAGGGGCATCGGGCAAAAGCTTCTCCAGGCGGGAATAAACTACCTTTCTTCCTTAGGGATCCGGCGGATCAAGCTGGAGGTAAGGCCCGACAACGCTCCGGCTGTGAGGCTCTATGAAAAGTACGGTTTCAAACCGGTCGGAAGAACCAGGGACCTTCAGGGTGATTGGTTGATAATGGTAAAGGAGCTATAA
- a CDS encoding glycerol-3-phosphate acyltransferase — protein MALLWLSGIISYLICSLFVIRKRTVGRYILDFAKGYLTMWLSGMYLHSGVSYLFASVGALMGHTRPLFYKFDGETTEALALGVITFMSPVFGLILLFFFLLLKFLFNDYDNAVFAASFLIPVLAFSFFKSDSFIIISLLIFGNLAVQYWPPALEKRLKPTVFTRTAFALLLFFLLMLAFFNKYVYKGFGVQKDIIRRGPDQFKYVAITFDDGPDPVYTTQILDILKEKKVPATFFLIGKNAEQYPDVARRIAKEGHSIGNHTYSHRSLIPLSAKATREEIKKAEEAIKKATGVRTTLFRPPRGIYSSYSRKFLKEERYTIVLWDVSAMDWAELPPNKIVSGVVNRVKPGSIILFHDSGDLVTFKGGDRTSTVRALPVVIDELRARGYEFVTVDQMIFLSELMRTEEQVDENNSGGDQTH, from the coding sequence ATGGCGCTGCTCTGGCTTTCAGGAATAATATCCTACCTTATATGCAGCTTATTTGTAATAAGGAAGCGCACGGTGGGCCGCTATATCCTTGATTTTGCCAAAGGATACCTCACCATGTGGCTGTCGGGTATGTACCTTCATTCCGGAGTTTCCTATCTTTTCGCTTCGGTTGGGGCGCTTATGGGGCATACCAGGCCTCTTTTTTATAAATTCGACGGAGAAACCACGGAGGCCCTGGCGCTTGGAGTGATCACCTTCATGTCGCCGGTCTTCGGGCTAATTTTACTGTTTTTCTTCCTGCTCCTTAAATTTCTCTTTAACGATTATGACAATGCGGTTTTCGCTGCCTCCTTTTTAATACCCGTGCTTGCGTTCAGCTTTTTCAAGAGCGATTCCTTTATAATAATATCGCTTTTGATATTCGGCAACCTGGCCGTGCAGTACTGGCCTCCGGCTTTGGAAAAGCGGTTAAAACCTACGGTTTTTACCCGGACGGCTTTTGCTTTATTGCTGTTCTTTTTGCTGATGCTGGCCTTTTTTAACAAATACGTATACAAAGGTTTCGGCGTGCAGAAGGATATAATACGGCGCGGCCCCGACCAATTCAAATACGTGGCGATAACCTTCGACGACGGCCCGGACCCCGTATATACTACTCAGATATTAGACATATTAAAAGAAAAGAAAGTCCCCGCCACGTTTTTTCTGATCGGGAAAAATGCGGAGCAGTACCCTGATGTCGCAAGGAGGATAGCAAAAGAAGGACATTCCATAGGCAACCACACTTATTCCCACAGGAGCCTAATACCGCTTTCTGCCAAGGCTACCCGGGAAGAGATTAAAAAAGCCGAAGAGGCCATAAAAAAGGCGACCGGTGTAAGGACAACACTTTTCAGGCCACCCAGGGGTATCTATTCGTCATACTCCAGAAAGTTTTTAAAGGAAGAACGCTACACGATTGTACTCTGGGATGTGTCCGCTATGGACTGGGCCGAACTGCCGCCCAATAAAATAGTTTCCGGCGTGGTAAACCGGGTGAAACCGGGCTCGATAATACTGTTTCACGACAGCGGCGACCTGGTGACCTTCAAAGGCGGCGACAGAACGAGTACCGTCAGGGCCCTTCCGGTTGTGATCGATGAGCTGAGGGCCAGGGGGTACGAATTCGTGACCGTTGACCAGATGATCTTCCTCTCAGAACTTATGAGGACGGAGGAGCAGGTTGATGAAAATAATAGCGGCGGAGATCAAACACATTGA